A section of the Bacillus pumilus genome encodes:
- a CDS encoding non-ribosomal peptide synthetase, translating into MLMSRRKGLAANHIVRINGKRIDLKALEQVMMLHFPLKECAFIPKKNEEGSLSLVLFAQAKDPSLTREDLMTGVLHPDEVPAALVLLPSLPRTESGAVDTEALLSIDIIDEESLRKIEDRTKAIDGVEEAAALIESQTEKQTPYHLDDLFPNRQRAQENVSISKDDAGETKQASVHEKPPALVYGGDVIKNQGTPVTLTEVLIRSAFMSPDRGVTYIIEGGHTLTQTYPELLTNAERVLSGLRKAGLTNGDQVLLQLKDHQDFITAFWGCILGGIIPTPVSVPPVYDETNQAVNKLKGVFQLQNEPFIMTNEASAEDIAGLREAFEAKNMPILTIETLLSCVPDEQHYEPEPDEPVLQLLSSGSTGVPKCIRHNHQSILSRIISFEQTNGFTHEDVSLNWMPLDHVGGIVMFHVHDVYFGCQQISPSIDQFIERPMVWLDWIETYGVTRTWAPNFAFAMMNEYEDDIRKGSWDLSTLTYIMNAAEAVVPKVTQRFMHMMGQHGLSRHAMVPAYGMSETSSAIVQSKKFMRHGDQDGQLTIDQTSLTSEIQYVAQDHPHKMTFTEVGAPIPSVWIRIVDEHHHVLPEDQVGRLQVKSPTIMMGYDQNEEANQEVFAENGWFHTGDLGFIHEGRLVLTGREKDIIVINGANYLNYEIEAVVEEVDGVEVTFAAAYGIYNPESSNDTLAVFFVTQKDSLEEQVTMIQQIREAIIRKIGIEPDHIIPVKKDQFPKTESGKIQRAQLGAALKEGVFRDIERALDLASENEQTLPDWFFKRTWAKEHIGPTHPAADHILVFEDEKGLYQSLYAQFEQRNQPYVSVKKGHEFLRLSKGMYQMNPRIKGDYVRLVAALEADELKTGRILHMWNVTDKEAIVEPAQFTEMHARSNQSILYLYQAWRQENKEPVRLVVVTKGGQFVNAEDDLHVEKTSLVGLLKTIPQEWEGAEVSHIDIEAEQVEQDAKHIADELSAIHIKAEVAYRKGDRLVPKLEKVEMMNVSQTEGFLKYEGLYLLTGGLGGIGFELSKQMLQFGLKLVLIGRTSLEDNIEKKEEFSQLKDLGDVIYVQADVTNLADVERTIYKAEKHFGQTIRGVLHLAGAGNVSEHFQQADKYTLAHTSEEDFTKELSGKADGAFVLQEAFKHDPTVPLVFFGSVNGFFGGTTFGAYSAANSFLDGLAHTLTFKEGRRAISLNFSMWDNLGLSKGHTGAALTVRKGFQLIGKKQGLHSFCLGARLNEAHLFIGLDGANPEIAAYVQPAQIPTFEKKLLYTAMPGKEVHVEEIGNITKDGWDIQQVQEIPKRQDGSIDHEALKLNHHKHGQSFEKQLPETETEQVLATIWEDILDVDRVYKEDQFFDLGGHSLKATQTISRINHEFSIKAPLKILFESKHLAHLAQMVDDIKGAPVVQEAKIPKLEKRTSYELSHAQKRIWFLSTLEKSHHYNILGAWKLTGQLHIQALTKAIGLLTKRHEALRATFQSLGGKPVQIIREDLPPSVTVANFSLFNEKTRKRRLKQLIQQEANRMYDLERGPLAQWTIVDMGNEECYLLCAQHHIISDAWSLSLLIQELEVAYDGLLVDEAPQLPALEIEWTDYVHWENEQVTHHQTDQSYWLKTLQGELPVLELPFDRPRPPVQTFNGATEQIVLEDTLIRRLQALSKQQGTTLFMTMLSAYYVLLHKLSGQTDIIIGSPIAGRDAEQSEKLVGMFVNTLALRQDISTAATFADVMENVKEMTLKAFEHQRYPFDKLVDDLSLDRDLSRSPIFQVAMGYVTDSLNINLKGLTSEHVMVHHTVSKFDLTLHVFEQGEKLSIHVEYNTDLFDQETIHRYMNYYLRLLDGMTAQPERTFSDYCLMDKAEQAAMIIGKNQTATPYPKRTIQELFEEQVQRDPHRIALSYLEESMTYQELDEKATKLAAYLQSKGVGPGSLVPMLFDRSFDMIVSVLGIVKSGAAYVPMSPEYPDARIRLIVRDTQSDVIITQSHLIERLGDFTGTKIDMDKPLLETDAGYQREQSIIGEDQLAYVNYTSGSTSTPKGVMLPHAGVVRLVRETNYMKLGPDDKMLQLSNYAFDAFTFELWGMLLNGGQLILIPKYAALNMDELSRLIKAHEVTANCLPTALFNRLVEHDPTSVAGYRTLLVGGEAMSSEHARKALPHMKGVLINAYGPTENTTLATTHQVTHVPEGARSVPIGVPVSNSTVVILDDALNPVPAGVKGEIYIGGTGLAKGYLHDPGRTQERFIDNPFPELEGERLYRSGDLGTWRSDGTIEYLGRKDNLVKIRGYRIECGEIETALLKHPQVKECTVIAKTYGSSKRLAAYLVTDGENPTPGWKAFLQESLPGYMIPSYFIVMDEIPVTTNGKVDQKALPDPAETISLSQRDDKPVTETQEQIVTAFKEVLGVKQVGIHDSFFDLGGDSIMSIQAVAKLKEQGIRVDPKWIFMHPAPAQLAAHVDAMPEAAEHVERSPKDYVIELKKGDPAEPRIFFAPPAGGTVMGYIDVAKLMTHQGAVYAVQSPGLYEDEEPQFFHYTELVSIFVEAIETFYRPGVDYLAGHSMGGHLAYGMNQRLCHAGKAPKGLIILDTVPVLRDEADQALHADMNEEEVKMLALVLGMGNLVGVQPEALQGLSFQEVKQRILKEAEKDEVVHQFMNDQYLDKYLQMQTHNTIMSQAIELEKEPFNVPFYIVQSSDHAIDFQKKFSDWEAYTKGSCSYYHIKGDHVTMMKRPQADELARILQTMIKG; encoded by the coding sequence ATGTTAATGAGTAGAAGAAAAGGACTTGCAGCAAATCATATCGTCAGAATCAACGGAAAACGAATTGATCTTAAAGCATTAGAACAGGTCATGATGCTTCATTTTCCGCTAAAGGAATGTGCATTCATCCCGAAGAAAAATGAAGAAGGCAGCCTCTCGCTTGTGCTATTTGCACAGGCGAAGGACCCTTCGCTGACAAGAGAGGATCTGATGACAGGCGTACTTCATCCTGATGAAGTGCCCGCCGCTCTCGTCTTATTACCTTCCTTGCCAAGGACAGAAAGTGGAGCGGTCGATACAGAAGCACTGCTTTCGATTGACATCATTGATGAAGAGAGTTTGAGAAAGATAGAAGATCGTACGAAAGCTATAGATGGAGTAGAGGAAGCGGCTGCTCTCATAGAAAGTCAGACAGAAAAACAAACGCCTTATCACCTAGATGATCTGTTTCCTAATCGGCAGCGGGCGCAAGAGAATGTATCGATCTCAAAGGACGATGCGGGCGAAACAAAGCAAGCATCCGTCCATGAAAAGCCGCCTGCACTTGTGTATGGCGGGGATGTCATCAAAAACCAAGGCACACCTGTCACACTGACAGAGGTGCTAATTCGATCAGCCTTTATGTCACCTGATCGCGGGGTAACCTATATTATAGAAGGCGGGCACACGTTGACCCAAACTTATCCTGAGTTACTCACAAACGCAGAACGCGTGCTGTCTGGTTTAAGGAAAGCAGGGCTGACAAACGGCGATCAAGTGTTACTCCAATTGAAAGATCATCAAGATTTCATCACTGCGTTTTGGGGCTGTATTCTCGGTGGCATCATTCCGACTCCAGTCTCTGTACCGCCTGTTTATGATGAAACGAATCAAGCTGTGAACAAGCTGAAAGGCGTGTTTCAGCTGCAAAATGAACCGTTCATTATGACGAATGAAGCAAGTGCTGAGGACATTGCTGGGCTGCGTGAGGCGTTTGAGGCAAAAAACATGCCCATTTTAACAATCGAAACATTGCTCTCGTGTGTGCCGGATGAACAGCATTATGAGCCAGAGCCGGATGAGCCTGTGCTTCAGCTGCTCTCTTCAGGAAGTACGGGTGTGCCAAAGTGTATCCGTCACAACCATCAAAGTATTTTATCTAGAATCATTTCCTTTGAGCAGACAAATGGCTTTACGCATGAGGATGTGTCGCTTAACTGGATGCCGCTTGATCATGTAGGAGGCATTGTCATGTTTCATGTACATGATGTCTACTTTGGCTGCCAGCAGATTAGTCCATCCATCGATCAATTTATCGAGCGGCCGATGGTGTGGCTGGATTGGATAGAAACATACGGCGTCACAAGGACATGGGCACCGAATTTTGCTTTTGCGATGATGAATGAATATGAGGACGACATTCGCAAAGGGAGCTGGGATCTCTCCACACTGACGTATATCATGAATGCAGCCGAAGCGGTTGTGCCAAAAGTGACGCAGCGCTTCATGCATATGATGGGGCAGCACGGATTAAGCCGTCATGCGATGGTGCCGGCGTACGGTATGTCTGAAACATCCTCAGCCATTGTCCAATCTAAGAAATTTATGAGGCATGGTGATCAAGATGGACAGCTGACGATTGATCAGACTTCGTTAACAAGTGAAATTCAATACGTAGCACAAGATCATCCGCACAAAATGACGTTTACAGAAGTCGGTGCACCGATTCCGTCTGTATGGATTCGGATTGTAGACGAGCATCATCATGTGCTGCCAGAAGATCAGGTTGGACGATTGCAGGTGAAGAGTCCGACGATTATGATGGGCTATGATCAAAATGAGGAAGCCAATCAAGAGGTATTTGCGGAAAATGGCTGGTTTCACACTGGGGATTTAGGATTTATTCACGAAGGGCGTCTTGTTCTGACAGGTCGAGAAAAGGACATCATCGTCATCAATGGAGCCAACTATTTGAATTATGAAATTGAAGCAGTTGTGGAAGAGGTGGACGGAGTTGAAGTCACTTTTGCCGCTGCGTACGGCATCTACAATCCCGAATCAAGCAATGACACGCTTGCTGTCTTCTTTGTCACACAAAAGGATTCGCTAGAGGAACAAGTCACGATGATTCAGCAAATTAGAGAGGCTATCATCCGTAAAATTGGCATAGAGCCCGATCACATCATCCCAGTGAAAAAAGACCAATTTCCGAAAACAGAAAGCGGAAAGATCCAGCGTGCTCAGTTAGGCGCGGCACTAAAAGAGGGTGTGTTCCGTGACATTGAAAGGGCACTGGACCTTGCTTCTGAAAATGAACAAACACTGCCAGATTGGTTTTTTAAACGCACTTGGGCAAAGGAGCATATTGGTCCGACTCATCCTGCTGCTGATCATATACTCGTTTTCGAGGATGAAAAAGGGCTATACCAATCACTTTACGCCCAATTCGAACAAAGAAATCAGCCCTATGTTTCTGTGAAAAAAGGACATGAATTCTTGCGTCTGTCTAAAGGGATGTACCAGATGAACCCGAGAATCAAGGGGGATTACGTCAGGCTTGTTGCAGCACTTGAAGCAGATGAATTAAAGACAGGGCGCATACTCCACATGTGGAATGTGACAGACAAAGAAGCCATCGTTGAGCCTGCGCAGTTTACAGAAATGCATGCCAGATCCAATCAATCGATTTTGTACTTGTATCAAGCATGGAGGCAAGAAAACAAAGAGCCTGTCCGGCTTGTTGTCGTAACAAAGGGTGGTCAATTTGTGAATGCTGAAGACGATCTTCATGTGGAGAAAACGTCGCTCGTTGGTTTGTTAAAAACCATCCCGCAAGAATGGGAAGGAGCAGAAGTGTCGCATATTGATATTGAAGCGGAGCAAGTGGAACAAGATGCAAAGCATATTGCTGATGAGCTGTCGGCGATTCATATCAAAGCAGAGGTGGCATACCGAAAAGGGGATAGGCTCGTACCAAAGCTGGAAAAAGTCGAGATGATGAACGTATCTCAAACAGAAGGATTTTTAAAATATGAAGGACTGTATTTGCTGACTGGAGGACTTGGTGGTATTGGATTTGAACTGTCTAAGCAGATGCTCCAATTTGGCTTAAAGCTTGTCTTGATTGGAAGGACTTCTCTGGAAGACAACATTGAAAAGAAAGAAGAATTCTCACAGCTAAAAGACCTCGGTGACGTCATCTATGTCCAAGCGGATGTGACGAATTTAGCTGACGTGGAGCGCACGATTTACAAAGCAGAAAAACATTTCGGTCAAACCATCAGGGGTGTGCTGCATTTAGCTGGAGCAGGCAATGTGTCAGAGCATTTTCAGCAGGCAGATAAGTATACATTGGCTCATACGTCAGAAGAGGATTTTACAAAGGAACTGTCAGGGAAAGCGGACGGAGCGTTTGTCCTGCAGGAAGCCTTCAAGCATGACCCGACAGTACCACTCGTCTTTTTTGGATCAGTAAATGGATTTTTTGGCGGTACAACATTCGGGGCTTACTCTGCCGCCAATAGCTTTTTAGATGGGCTTGCACACACGCTCACCTTTAAAGAAGGGAGACGGGCGATCTCTTTAAACTTTAGTATGTGGGATAATCTCGGTTTGTCTAAGGGACATACCGGCGCAGCCCTTACCGTCCGCAAGGGATTTCAATTGATTGGAAAGAAGCAAGGTCTCCATTCATTCTGTCTAGGTGCTCGGCTGAATGAAGCGCATCTATTTATCGGCCTAGACGGAGCCAATCCAGAAATCGCTGCGTATGTTCAGCCAGCGCAAATCCCGACTTTTGAGAAGAAGCTTCTTTACACGGCGATGCCTGGAAAAGAAGTGCATGTTGAAGAAATCGGAAACATAACAAAAGATGGCTGGGATATTCAGCAAGTACAGGAAATACCGAAAAGACAAGATGGGTCTATTGATCATGAAGCCCTCAAGCTGAATCATCACAAACATGGACAATCCTTTGAAAAGCAATTGCCAGAAACGGAAACAGAGCAGGTGCTTGCTACCATTTGGGAGGACATTTTAGACGTTGATCGTGTGTACAAAGAGGATCAATTCTTTGATCTTGGCGGACATTCATTAAAGGCGACTCAAACCATTTCAAGGATCAATCATGAGTTTTCAATCAAAGCGCCTTTAAAAATATTATTTGAAAGCAAGCATTTGGCACATTTGGCGCAAATGGTTGATGACATCAAAGGGGCACCCGTTGTTCAGGAAGCCAAGATTCCAAAGCTGGAAAAGCGAACAAGCTATGAGCTGTCACATGCTCAGAAACGTATTTGGTTCTTATCCACATTGGAAAAGAGTCATCATTACAATATATTAGGTGCTTGGAAGCTGACAGGACAACTGCACATTCAAGCGTTAACAAAAGCGATTGGTCTCTTAACGAAACGTCATGAAGCACTGCGCGCAACCTTTCAATCGCTTGGCGGCAAGCCGGTTCAAATAATACGTGAAGACCTTCCGCCATCCGTCACAGTTGCGAACTTCTCATTATTTAATGAAAAAACAAGAAAGAGAAGGCTCAAGCAGCTTATTCAGCAAGAAGCGAACCGCATGTATGATTTGGAAAGAGGACCTCTTGCGCAGTGGACGATTGTGGATATGGGCAATGAAGAATGTTATCTTCTTTGCGCGCAGCATCATATCATTTCAGATGCATGGTCGCTCAGTCTGCTCATTCAGGAATTAGAAGTGGCTTATGACGGGCTGCTTGTAGATGAAGCGCCGCAGCTCCCAGCACTGGAAATCGAGTGGACCGATTATGTTCATTGGGAAAATGAGCAAGTAACGCATCATCAAACAGACCAATCCTATTGGCTCAAGACATTACAAGGTGAACTTCCAGTGCTAGAGCTGCCGTTTGACCGTCCTCGTCCGCCAGTTCAAACATTTAACGGCGCTACAGAGCAAATCGTCTTGGAAGATACGCTTATTCGCCGTTTGCAAGCTTTGTCCAAACAGCAGGGCACAACGCTGTTTATGACGATGCTGTCGGCGTACTACGTCCTGCTTCACAAGCTGTCTGGGCAGACAGATATCATCATTGGCTCGCCGATCGCAGGGCGAGATGCCGAGCAATCAGAGAAGCTTGTTGGAATGTTTGTGAATACACTCGCGCTGAGACAGGATATCTCCACAGCAGCTACGTTTGCTGATGTCATGGAAAACGTGAAAGAGATGACATTAAAAGCATTTGAGCATCAGCGCTATCCATTTGACAAGCTTGTCGATGATCTTTCTTTAGATAGAGATTTAAGTCGATCGCCTATTTTCCAAGTGGCGATGGGGTATGTAACAGATTCGCTCAATATCAATCTCAAAGGGCTGACAAGTGAACATGTGATGGTTCATCATACAGTGTCTAAGTTTGATCTCACCTTACATGTATTTGAACAGGGAGAGAAGCTGTCGATCCATGTGGAATACAATACAGATTTATTTGATCAAGAAACCATTCATCGTTATATGAATTATTATCTTCGTTTGCTAGATGGTATGACAGCTCAGCCTGAACGTACATTTTCTGATTATTGCTTAATGGACAAAGCGGAACAGGCTGCGATGATCATTGGGAAAAACCAAACGGCTACGCCTTATCCAAAGCGCACCATTCAAGAGCTGTTTGAAGAACAGGTGCAGCGTGATCCGCACCGCATTGCCTTGTCTTATTTGGAAGAGTCCATGACGTATCAAGAGTTGGATGAGAAGGCAACAAAGCTTGCTGCTTACTTGCAGTCAAAAGGAGTTGGACCAGGTTCACTTGTACCGATGCTCTTTGATCGTTCCTTTGACATGATTGTTTCAGTGCTAGGCATCGTCAAATCTGGTGCTGCATATGTTCCGATGTCACCAGAATATCCAGATGCGCGAATCCGCCTCATTGTCCGTGATACACAAAGTGATGTGATCATCACTCAGTCTCATTTAATAGAGCGTTTAGGAGACTTTACAGGTACAAAGATTGACATGGACAAGCCACTACTAGAAACTGATGCAGGGTATCAAAGAGAACAATCAATCATTGGAGAAGACCAGTTAGCCTATGTCAACTACACATCAGGCTCAACAAGTACACCAAAAGGCGTTATGCTCCCCCATGCAGGAGTTGTCCGTCTAGTGAGAGAAACAAATTATATGAAACTAGGTCCAGATGATAAAATGCTTCAGCTCTCAAACTATGCTTTTGATGCCTTTACATTTGAGTTGTGGGGTATGCTCCTGAATGGCGGTCAGCTCATTCTGATTCCGAAATATGCCGCGCTGAATATGGATGAATTATCACGGCTGATCAAAGCGCATGAAGTGACAGCCAACTGTCTGCCAACCGCTTTATTCAATCGGCTGGTAGAGCACGATCCAACAAGTGTAGCAGGCTACCGTACATTACTCGTTGGCGGAGAAGCGATGTCCAGTGAGCATGCACGAAAGGCACTGCCGCATATGAAAGGTGTATTGATCAATGCTTACGGTCCTACAGAAAACACGACCCTAGCTACAACACACCAAGTCACGCACGTACCAGAGGGAGCAAGGTCAGTTCCAATTGGTGTCCCAGTATCGAATTCAACTGTCGTCATACTAGATGATGCGCTCAATCCAGTGCCAGCAGGCGTCAAAGGAGAAATTTATATCGGCGGCACAGGTCTGGCAAAAGGTTACCTTCATGATCCAGGGCGGACGCAGGAACGGTTTATAGACAATCCATTCCCTGAACTAGAGGGAGAAAGGCTGTATCGTTCAGGGGATCTTGGTACATGGCGTTCAGATGGCACCATTGAATATCTCGGCCGAAAAGACAACCTCGTGAAAATTAGAGGCTACCGGATTGAATGTGGAGAAATAGAGACAGCTCTCCTCAAGCATCCACAAGTAAAAGAGTGTACAGTCATCGCCAAAACGTATGGCAGCTCAAAACGGCTGGCAGCCTACCTTGTCACAGACGGAGAGAATCCTACTCCAGGCTGGAAAGCATTTTTACAGGAAAGCCTGCCAGGTTACATGATTCCAAGTTACTTTATTGTAATGGACGAAATACCAGTCACAACAAACGGAAAGGTTGATCAAAAAGCACTGCCAGACCCAGCAGAAACGATCTCTCTTTCTCAAAGGGATGACAAACCAGTCACCGAAACGCAGGAACAAATTGTCACAGCCTTCAAGGAAGTACTTGGTGTCAAACAAGTAGGCATACATGACTCATTCTTTGATTTAGGCGGCGATTCAATTATGAGTATCCAAGCCGTTGCCAAATTAAAAGAACAGGGGATTCGGGTTGATCCAAAATGGATCTTCATGCATCCAGCACCGGCTCAGCTAGCCGCACATGTAGACGCAATGCCTGAGGCTGCGGAGCACGTCGAAAGGTCTCCAAAGGACTACGTGATTGAGCTGAAAAAAGGCGATCCAGCCGAGCCAAGGATTTTCTTTGCACCGCCTGCCGGTGGAACGGTAATGGGCTATATCGATGTGGCTAAGCTGATGACCCATCAAGGCGCTGTGTACGCCGTGCAATCTCCTGGCTTATATGAGGATGAAGAACCGCAATTCTTTCATTACACAGAGCTTGTGTCCATATTTGTTGAAGCCATTGAGACCTTCTATCGACCTGGTGTCGACTATCTAGCAGGTCATTCAATGGGCGGGCATCTTGCTTACGGAATGAATCAGCGGCTCTGCCATGCAGGAAAAGCGCCGAAAGGACTCATCATTTTAGATACGGTCCCAGTGTTAAGAGATGAGGCAGATCAGGCGCTCCATGCGGATATGAACGAAGAAGAAGTGAAAATGCTTGCGCTTGTCCTTGGAATGGGAAATCTCGTCGGTGTCCAGCCAGAAGCATTACAAGGGCTGAGCTTCCAAGAAGTGAAGCAAAGAATACTAAAAGAGGCAGAAAAGGATGAAGTGGTTCATCAATTTATGAATGATCAGTATTTAGATAAATATTTGCAAATGCAAACGCATAATACGATCATGTCACAAGCCATTGAATTAGAAAAAGAACCATTCAATGTGCCGTTTTATATTGTACAAAGCAGTGATCACGCCATTGATTTCCAAAAGAAGTTCTCAGATTGGGAGGCTTATACGAAAGGATCGTGCTCGTATTATCACATCAAAGGAGACCATGTCACCATGATGAAAAGGCCGCAGGCAGATGAACTGGCACGAATTCTTCAAACGATGATAAAGGGGTAA
- a CDS encoding DMT family transporter — MDISKQKAYAAAIGYATIIGFSFLFVKIALESANPIDLLAHRFTVSFAAALLLFPFLRKKIRLSIQWRDLLYIVPFSLLYPVLFFAFQVWGLMYTSSSEAGIIQATIPILTMVLAAWFLKERATWIQVLFTILSVCGVMLLFVMKGIDVKHSHMIGYVLILLSALSSSAYSVFARVITRRFHVIELTFVMTFFGFIFFNAAALIRHSVNGTTLQFFSPFTQPSFVWSMLFLGILSSLLTAYLSNYALSQLEAAKVSIFNNLSAFITVAAGVLILHETIDWYHLIGGVLVIGGVIGGNVVKKRNS; from the coding sequence GTGGACATTTCAAAACAGAAAGCGTATGCTGCCGCGATAGGCTACGCGACGATCATTGGTTTTTCATTTTTGTTTGTCAAAATTGCATTAGAATCAGCGAACCCAATTGATTTATTGGCACATCGCTTTACCGTTTCTTTTGCAGCCGCACTATTGCTGTTTCCATTTTTACGAAAGAAGATCCGCCTCTCCATTCAATGGCGTGATCTTCTCTACATCGTACCGTTTTCCTTGCTTTATCCTGTGTTGTTTTTTGCTTTTCAAGTATGGGGGCTGATGTATACCTCTTCGTCAGAGGCTGGTATTATACAGGCAACGATTCCTATTTTAACAATGGTGCTGGCCGCGTGGTTTTTAAAGGAACGCGCGACATGGATCCAAGTGCTGTTTACCATTCTTTCGGTGTGCGGAGTGATGCTTCTCTTCGTCATGAAGGGAATTGATGTAAAGCATTCACACATGATCGGCTATGTACTGATATTACTTTCAGCCTTATCCTCCAGTGCATACAGTGTATTTGCCCGGGTCATTACACGGCGCTTCCATGTAATTGAACTCACTTTCGTGATGACATTCTTTGGATTTATCTTCTTCAATGCCGCTGCGCTCATTCGGCATTCAGTAAACGGAACAACACTGCAATTTTTCAGCCCATTTACACAACCATCCTTTGTATGGTCAATGCTCTTTTTAGGCATTCTTTCTTCACTTCTCACAGCATATTTATCAAACTATGCCCTTTCCCAGCTTGAAGCGGCAAAGGTCAGCATCTTTAACAATTTATCTGCGTTTATTACAGTCGCCGCTGGGGTTCTCATTTTACATGAAACAATTGATTGGTATCATCTCATCGGAGGTGTGCTGGTCATTGGCGGAGTGATTGGCGGGAATGTGGTAAAGAAGCGGAATTCATAA
- a CDS encoding PLP-dependent aminotransferase family protein — protein MRKYDQLVLSLKEKMTSGEYHAGMKIPSIRHLAAQYALSKSTVIKALDTLEREHLLYSVERSGYYVVKTKQLSGKEDSTWIDFASSAPDPVVFPYVDFQHCINQAIDLYQNDLFIYGTTNGLPSLLPVISKRLMDYQVFANPEQIVMTSGIQLALSILSTIPFPNGKQTILVEQPGYHLYLQYLEKNQLPVMGIQRTEKGIDLQELERIFREEEIRFFYTMPRFQNPLGTSLSKQEKRAIAALAEKYDVYIVEDDYIADLEFDAKRDPIYSYDQAGKVIYLKSFSKIIFPGLRTGAVVLPEELISPFSEHKRLIDIDSSMLSQAALEIYLKSGMFERHRERMQTTYRNRSKQLVTCLKSDQIAYQLGEEEPATHTHVRIDRSIPMNQLIQQLKKASVSIQSIDRHYLSTYQKDPILQLNIWHVKEEQITRGVDLLKTAFQQIGRY, from the coding sequence GTGAGGAAATATGATCAGCTTGTTCTCAGCTTAAAAGAGAAGATGACGTCTGGTGAATACCATGCGGGCATGAAGATCCCTTCCATTCGCCATTTGGCGGCACAATATGCATTGAGCAAAAGCACAGTTATTAAAGCATTAGACACATTAGAACGAGAACATCTGCTGTATTCTGTAGAAAGAAGCGGCTACTATGTCGTGAAAACAAAGCAGTTATCGGGGAAAGAGGATAGCACATGGATTGATTTTGCTTCATCTGCACCTGATCCCGTCGTGTTTCCATATGTTGATTTCCAGCACTGCATCAACCAAGCCATCGATTTGTATCAAAATGACTTGTTTATTTACGGTACAACCAACGGATTACCATCGCTGCTGCCAGTCATTTCTAAGCGATTAATGGATTATCAAGTGTTTGCTAATCCAGAGCAGATCGTTATGACCTCTGGTATTCAGCTGGCATTATCCATTTTAAGCACCATCCCTTTTCCGAATGGCAAACAGACCATACTAGTCGAACAGCCAGGCTATCACCTATACCTTCAATATTTAGAAAAAAATCAACTTCCTGTGATGGGGATTCAGCGGACGGAAAAGGGAATTGATCTTCAAGAATTGGAGCGCATCTTTCGAGAAGAAGAGATTCGTTTTTTCTATACGATGCCAAGGTTTCAAAACCCCCTTGGAACGAGCTTGTCAAAACAAGAGAAAAGAGCGATTGCAGCTCTTGCCGAAAAATACGACGTCTATATCGTTGAAGATGATTATATAGCCGATTTAGAATTTGATGCAAAAAGAGACCCGATCTATTCATACGATCAGGCGGGAAAGGTCATTTATTTAAAAAGCTTCTCCAAAATCATTTTTCCAGGACTTCGAACAGGAGCAGTCGTCTTACCTGAGGAACTAATTAGTCCTTTTAGCGAACACAAACGGCTCATTGACATCGACAGCTCCATGCTGTCACAGGCAGCCTTAGAAATATACTTGAAAAGCGGGATGTTTGAACGGCATCGAGAAAGAATGCAGACAACCTATCGCAATCGATCCAAACAGCTAGTGACATGCCTGAAAAGCGATCAAATCGCTTATCAACTAGGAGAAGAGGAGCCGGCTACTCATACACATGTACGGATCGATCGGTCAATTCCGATGAACCAGCTCATTCAGCAGCTAAAAAAGGCATCTGTTTCCATTCAGTCAATCGATCGCCATTATCTTTCGACCTATCAAAAAGACCCCATTCTTCAGTTGAACATTTGGCATGTGAAAGAAGAGCAAATCACACGTGGAGTCGATTTGTTAAAGACAGCATTTCAGCAAATTGGGCGATATTAA
- a CDS encoding thioesterase II family protein, with protein sequence MNHLFKTFEKKSDLIQLICFPFAGGYSASYRPLFEQLKGTAEVTAAEPPGHGTNLMPLETSIDRLAELYKEGLMGNLNRPFILFGHSMGGLVVYRLTQLLEREGVYPVAVVISAIQPPQTKRQILTHLSNEAFVQHIAEMGGIPKELLENKPMMDYFTPSLRADYQALETFQHKDQSIIETPVYLFNGTQDEKCMQDANGWLPWAKTIERINFEGGHMYINTHLESFAEQMRLVIDLAGKQQFIKH encoded by the coding sequence ATGAATCATTTATTTAAAACCTTTGAAAAAAAATCAGATCTTATTCAACTTATTTGTTTTCCTTTTGCAGGCGGTTATTCCGCCTCGTACCGCCCGCTTTTTGAACAACTAAAAGGCACTGCCGAAGTCACAGCAGCAGAGCCCCCAGGTCATGGAACCAATCTCATGCCGCTCGAAACGAGCATTGACCGATTGGCTGAGCTATACAAAGAAGGGCTCATGGGCAACCTGAACCGTCCATTTATCCTGTTTGGACATTCCATGGGAGGACTTGTCGTGTATAGATTGACGCAGCTATTAGAAAGGGAAGGGGTTTATCCTGTAGCAGTCGTGATTTCGGCTATTCAGCCGCCGCAAACAAAACGACAGATCCTGACCCATTTATCGAATGAAGCATTTGTTCAGCATATTGCCGAAATGGGCGGGATACCAAAGGAATTATTAGAAAACAAACCAATGATGGATTACTTTACGCCGTCCTTACGTGCAGACTATCAGGCGCTGGAAACCTTCCAGCACAAAGATCAATCCATCATCGAAACACCCGTTTATTTATTCAATGGAACACAAGATGAAAAATGCATGCAAGATGCAAACGGTTGGCTGCCATGGGCAAAAACCATCGAACGCATCAATTTCGAAGGGGGGCACATGTATATCAACACACACCTCGAATCCTTCGCAGAACAGATGAGACTTGTGATCGATCTTGCAGGCAAACAACAATTCATAAAACATTAA